From Calderihabitans maritimus, one genomic window encodes:
- a CDS encoding DUF2284 domain-containing protein, with the protein MKIPPYLNRDPQEVGPQYLEDLATGYWFSEVLFTAVETGIFTLLDSGGKNIDEIAEALNLSRRGVERFLHALCALGLVIRDGSLYFNTKISRKYLVKGKEDYLGDSILWRKYLHSYWQDLKKCLRMGGRVNFAPAQEEPERLRERIRKYIRAMDCVAKTKVEEIIPLFESCFVKGEILDVGAGSGAITAGFLERYPLTRAVLMDLPEVLDYTRELMRERGFGERVAYCPANILEAWPVGKERFNLVILSNIVHAYAEKEIQFVLERASETLKPEGFLLIHDFFIEHYPEKAALFDLNMFINTYNGKVFSEKWVREELHRQSLYVTELIPLGTDTALMIAAKDKRNLENLCLDAKSRLVARIKALGFRKVCPVPVETIHVPDWADVRCRFGCEQYGKPHCPPNSPSPQKTRKLLKDYTQALLLEGEPPTRNFQYRVLQAEKEAFQAGYYKAFAYWAGPCSLCVSCPPEGKCRRTREARPSMEGAGIDVFETIKRAGLSLRTLKDRDDFIKYFALLLLE; encoded by the coding sequence ATGAAAATCCCGCCCTACTTAAACCGCGATCCTCAGGAGGTTGGACCCCAGTACCTAGAGGACCTAGCCACGGGCTACTGGTTCTCAGAGGTGCTGTTTACAGCGGTGGAAACGGGGATTTTCACCCTCCTTGATTCTGGAGGCAAGAATATTGATGAGATTGCTGAAGCGTTAAACTTGAGCCGCCGGGGAGTGGAGCGTTTTTTACATGCCCTTTGTGCTTTAGGGTTGGTTATTCGTGATGGTTCGTTATATTTCAATACCAAAATTTCTCGGAAATATCTTGTGAAAGGGAAGGAAGATTACCTGGGAGATTCCATATTGTGGAGGAAGTATCTCCATTCTTACTGGCAAGACCTGAAGAAATGCCTTCGGATGGGCGGGAGGGTGAATTTCGCCCCGGCTCAGGAGGAACCGGAACGGCTGAGGGAGCGCATTCGAAAATATATTCGCGCCATGGACTGCGTGGCTAAAACCAAGGTAGAGGAAATTATTCCTTTATTTGAAAGTTGTTTTGTGAAGGGGGAGATTCTGGACGTCGGAGCGGGTTCCGGTGCCATAACAGCAGGTTTTCTGGAGCGTTATCCTTTGACGAGGGCCGTTCTTATGGATCTTCCTGAGGTTTTAGATTATACAAGGGAATTAATGCGGGAAAGGGGATTTGGGGAAAGAGTAGCTTATTGCCCGGCTAACATACTGGAGGCCTGGCCGGTAGGTAAAGAGCGGTTTAACTTGGTTATACTTTCCAATATAGTACATGCTTATGCGGAAAAGGAGATTCAGTTTGTTCTAGAGAGGGCTTCGGAAACGCTTAAACCGGAAGGATTTTTACTGATTCATGATTTCTTTATAGAACACTATCCCGAAAAAGCTGCCCTCTTTGACCTTAATATGTTTATTAATACTTATAACGGCAAGGTCTTTTCGGAAAAATGGGTCCGGGAGGAACTCCACCGTCAGAGCCTTTATGTAACCGAGCTTATTCCCCTGGGTACAGATACCGCCTTAATGATTGCCGCCAAAGATAAAAGAAATTTAGAAAATCTCTGCCTGGATGCGAAATCTCGTTTAGTAGCCAGAATTAAAGCCCTGGGTTTTCGAAAGGTATGTCCCGTTCCCGTAGAGACTATTCATGTTCCTGATTGGGCGGATGTGCGCTGTCGGTTTGGGTGCGAGCAATACGGAAAACCTCATTGTCCTCCTAACAGCCCTTCCCCACAAAAGACGAGAAAACTGTTGAAGGACTACACTCAGGCCTTGCTCCTGGAGGGAGAGCCGCCTACCAGGAACTTTCAATACCGGGTCTTACAGGCGGAAAAAGAGGCCTTTCAGGCGGGGTATTATAAAGCTTTTGCCTACTGGGCCGGCCCCTGCTCCCTTTGTGTTTCCTGCCCTCCGGAGGGGAAATGCCGCAGGACCCGAGAGGCCAGGCCTTCAATGGAAGGAGCGGGTATTGATGTGTTTGAAACGATCAAACGGGCGGGACTTTCGCTGAGGACACTTAAAGACCGGGATGATTTTATCAAATACTTTGCTTTATTGCTATTGGAGTGA
- the bzaD gene encoding B12 lower ligand biosynthesis radical SAM protein BzaD — translation MRVLLVQTPSVEGPSSEKVYPIGIVSLATHIQDKGYEVSLLDMNVEKDPFGALKERILSFRPDVVGLSLRNIDPLANKTSSLIPPFVAAVRLIAALLPRVWIIVGGTGFSLFPERLMRELPEIHYGIVGEAEISFPALLSSLENPPLLKGLCFREGNKVRVIPPATDYDMNRYVPPARRFLNPSLYRDINNYIPSIGIETKRGCPFACAYCVYPKLQGKKLRCRLPGEVVDEMEVLHKEYGIERFHFTDPVLNIPPGHLEAICQELLRRGLRVRWSGFLREDHLDENNLALFERAGCECFFFSADGLCQEALDVLEKNLTEADILKAAGLAARSDVISVYHFMVNVPGETEKTCEKGMRLLEQIYDLHSKKKNLGTVVLNNIRILPGTPMEKMARRQGVIGPETDLLYPVYYNPKPFDTFRYRLETLHFCRNVFMWQEVKGK, via the coding sequence ATGCGGGTGTTGTTGGTACAAACTCCTTCGGTAGAAGGACCTTCTTCGGAAAAGGTATATCCGATCGGTATTGTTTCTCTGGCCACCCATATTCAGGATAAAGGCTATGAGGTTAGTCTTCTGGATATGAACGTGGAAAAGGATCCTTTCGGGGCACTAAAGGAGAGAATTTTGAGTTTCCGCCCGGATGTAGTTGGTTTGTCCCTTCGAAATATCGACCCCCTGGCCAATAAGACCAGTTCGCTGATACCGCCTTTCGTTGCTGCCGTTCGCCTGATTGCCGCCCTTTTGCCTCGAGTATGGATTATTGTAGGAGGCACCGGATTTTCTCTTTTCCCCGAAAGGTTGATGCGAGAGCTTCCGGAGATTCATTATGGAATTGTGGGTGAGGCAGAAATCTCTTTCCCGGCTCTGCTTTCCTCTTTAGAAAATCCACCTTTACTTAAAGGGCTTTGCTTCCGGGAAGGAAATAAAGTGCGAGTCATACCGCCTGCTACCGACTACGATATGAACCGATACGTTCCCCCTGCCAGGCGGTTTCTGAATCCATCCCTTTACCGGGACATTAACAATTACATTCCCTCTATCGGGATTGAGACCAAACGGGGTTGTCCTTTCGCATGCGCTTATTGTGTCTACCCGAAACTGCAGGGAAAGAAGTTGCGCTGCCGCCTCCCGGGAGAGGTGGTGGATGAGATGGAGGTCCTGCATAAAGAGTACGGGATTGAAAGATTTCACTTTACCGACCCCGTCCTCAATATTCCTCCTGGACATCTAGAGGCAATCTGTCAGGAATTGCTCCGGAGGGGATTAAGGGTCCGGTGGAGCGGCTTTTTGCGAGAGGATCATCTCGATGAAAATAACCTAGCCCTATTTGAGAGGGCAGGATGTGAATGTTTCTTCTTCTCGGCCGACGGGCTTTGCCAGGAGGCTCTTGATGTTTTAGAAAAAAATCTTACGGAGGCGGATATTTTAAAAGCAGCAGGCCTTGCGGCTCGAAGTGACGTAATAAGCGTATATCATTTTATGGTGAATGTGCCTGGGGAGACGGAAAAGACCTGTGAAAAAGGGATGCGTCTTCTCGAACAGATCTATGATTTACATAGTAAGAAAAAAAATTTAGGAACTGTAGTTCTGAATAATATTCGCATTTTACCGGGAACGCCTATGGAAAAGATGGCCAGACGGCAAGGGGTCATAGGTCCTGAAACTGATCTTCTTTACCCTGTCTATTACAATCCAAAGCCTTTTGATACGTTTAGGTACCGTTTGGAAACCCTTCATTTTTGCAGGAATGTGTTTATGTGGCAGGAGGTGAAAGGAAAATGA
- a CDS encoding B12-binding domain-containing radical SAM protein, translating to MKILLLEHPRDPCPERCNDVANTPLSSSLLTGYVAGMLESRGHEVEIVEGYLEGLSYEEIRQRIRAVEPDLMGVHLVYHWKIDYELFTFLEQLKREEFLPYITVYGFYPTFAFEEILQACPVIDSVILGEPELTFAELAEVLSGRCNSIDIAGLAQRDKYGRIRYTRRKPVEDLDLLPFPVRTEAMFGLPEVNIQGSRGCYGRCTFCYINPFYGQRSRWRGRSPENIVAEIDKIISERGRKEFYFTDPNFFGPGQKGQKRALHLASLLKQRNVQFGIEARVNDIHDETIGALVEAGLRYLLIGLESGRDHSLKRMNKMTTVAQNERALRILRRHGIEPNIGFIMFEPDSSLKDIRANFEFLRRNDLLKNLPVTANVLYHHQIILKGTPAYQRLQKEGRLKTLPASTYEGMAAFADPQVAVLADIMRQITNFLFRRMGSIWSGREEEPRNARERYARLNRLLVEWFETVLHALEIGEKFSDEEKEAFVGKAKKAINDILYFDSKTRCSKQR from the coding sequence ATGAAAATTCTTTTGCTGGAGCATCCCCGGGATCCTTGCCCGGAACGATGTAACGATGTTGCTAATACCCCCCTGTCCTCAAGTCTTCTTACCGGTTATGTAGCCGGAATGTTAGAAAGCAGGGGGCATGAAGTGGAGATTGTGGAGGGATATCTGGAGGGGCTTTCCTACGAAGAAATCAGGCAAAGAATTAGGGCTGTGGAGCCGGACCTTATGGGAGTCCACTTAGTTTACCACTGGAAGATTGATTATGAACTCTTTACTTTTCTAGAACAGTTAAAGCGGGAAGAGTTTCTCCCCTATATAACCGTTTACGGATTCTATCCTACCTTTGCCTTTGAAGAGATACTACAAGCCTGTCCGGTGATTGATTCAGTTATCCTTGGAGAGCCGGAGTTAACCTTTGCCGAACTAGCGGAGGTACTGTCAGGGCGGTGTAATTCAATAGATATTGCGGGGCTTGCCCAGAGAGACAAGTATGGCCGGATCCGTTATACCCGTCGGAAACCGGTAGAGGATCTCGATCTGCTCCCTTTTCCGGTGCGAACCGAGGCCATGTTCGGCCTTCCTGAAGTAAACATTCAGGGAAGTCGAGGATGTTACGGACGCTGTACTTTTTGCTACATCAATCCCTTTTACGGTCAGAGATCTCGGTGGCGTGGAAGAAGTCCCGAAAATATAGTAGCGGAGATAGATAAGATTATTTCTGAACGAGGAAGAAAGGAATTCTACTTCACCGATCCCAACTTTTTCGGTCCCGGCCAAAAGGGACAAAAAAGAGCCCTTCACCTGGCTTCGCTGTTAAAACAACGTAACGTGCAATTTGGCATCGAGGCCCGTGTCAATGATATCCACGATGAGACTATCGGAGCGTTGGTGGAGGCAGGTCTCCGCTACCTCCTGATTGGCCTCGAAAGCGGAAGAGACCATTCCCTGAAACGGATGAATAAAATGACCACTGTGGCCCAAAATGAAAGGGCGCTCAGGATTCTGCGCCGACACGGCATCGAACCGAATATCGGATTTATCATGTTTGAACCGGATTCCTCTTTAAAAGATATACGGGCTAACTTTGAGTTTCTCCGCCGAAACGACCTTTTAAAAAATCTTCCTGTAACGGCTAACGTGCTTTACCACCACCAGATAATTTTGAAAGGAACGCCGGCTTACCAAAGACTTCAGAAGGAAGGACGTTTAAAAACATTGCCCGCGTCAACTTATGAAGGTATGGCTGCTTTTGCCGACCCGCAGGTAGCTGTTTTAGCCGATATCATGAGGCAAATTACCAATTTTCTTTTCCGACGTATGGGAAGCATCTGGAGTGGGAGAGAGGAGGAACCTAGGAATGCCCGGGAAAGATATGCCAGGTTAAACCGACTGCTGGTAGAATGGTTTGAGACTGTTTTGCATGCGTTGGAAATCGGGGAGAAATTTTCGGACGAAGAAAAGGAGGCTTTTGTGGGAAAAGCAAAAAAAGCGATAAATGATATCTTATATTTTGATTCTAAAACTCGTTGCTCCAAACAAAGATAA
- a CDS encoding cytochrome b/b6 domain-containing protein, producing MIQLTKLRQPLPNRIFHWVQFFAVIILTFTGFYLAAPYENLVVPMRTVRKLHFLFGFIFIFNFILYVYYYVATKTYKDVLFLPSDVKNLPSLFKYIFFLTSTHPPYGKYNPGQKLLFTLWFLTNLATIISGLILYAPDFFVQIHPIFRMLNTYRVIIYLGSVVFAVTVPLHLYLVLTEDMAKLQAIFTGKIKVK from the coding sequence ATGATCCAATTAACCAAGCTCCGCCAGCCTTTACCCAACAGAATTTTTCACTGGGTACAATTTTTTGCCGTGATTATTTTAACCTTCACCGGTTTTTACCTGGCCGCTCCCTATGAAAACTTAGTGGTGCCAATGAGAACCGTGCGCAAACTTCACTTTCTTTTTGGTTTCATCTTTATTTTCAATTTTATTCTATATGTTTACTACTATGTGGCCACCAAAACTTACAAGGATGTCTTATTCTTACCCAGTGATGTAAAAAACCTGCCCAGCCTGTTCAAGTATATATTTTTCCTGACCAGCACTCATCCACCCTACGGCAAGTACAACCCGGGGCAAAAACTGCTTTTTACCCTGTGGTTTCTTACCAACCTGGCAACCATTATCAGCGGTTTGATTTTGTATGCTCCAGACTTTTTTGTACAAATTCATCCAATCTTTCGCATGCTCAACACCTATCGCGTAATTATTTACTTGGGCTCCGTCGTTTTCGCTGTAACTGTACCGCTCCACCTTTACCTGGTACTTACCGAAGATATGGCCAAACTTCAAGCGATCTTCACCGGAAAAATCAAAGTTAAATAA
- a CDS encoding nickel-dependent hydrogenase large subunit: MARKRLFPVTRVHEPLSVEIEISGGKVVDAYCAGVLYRGFEQMMRGRDPRDAFFFTQRICGICSSAHAIAAAYALQDAFNLQTPPNGTLLQNLIHGADVLQNHLRHFYVLILPDYVKGPDVPPFVPRTGNDFRLPSKVNDQLMQHYWQGVELSAKAHQMLAIFGGKAPHQQAIYPTGVSVPPTSDRVSRFKALLDDLVEFIQEKMIFDVETIAHYYPEYFQIGRGYGNFLSYGYFPKPNSQERHFPAGIILDGQPSVKKLDPSYITEAITYSWYEADKEVEHPGKGKTYPSMDKPGAYSWVKAPRYQGIAMETGPLARGWISGDYRQGISVMDRIKARVLEAAKVGNLMQEWLMQLTPAELSLLPYEVKESGVGAGFTDAMRGALAHWIEIKGGRISRYQIVTPTAWNFSPRDDQGRRGPVEEALVGTPVENPDHLIEVGRVIRSFDPCFTCAVHLIQAKGSMMQYRI, from the coding sequence ATGGCCAGGAAGAGGCTCTTTCCGGTGACCCGCGTCCACGAACCTCTCTCTGTAGAAATCGAAATTTCCGGGGGAAAAGTAGTAGATGCCTACTGCGCCGGTGTCTTATATCGCGGCTTCGAACAAATGATGCGGGGACGGGACCCCAGGGATGCATTTTTTTTTACGCAGCGTATATGCGGCATATGCTCTTCCGCTCATGCGATAGCCGCAGCCTATGCCCTGCAGGATGCTTTCAATTTGCAAACTCCTCCTAATGGAACCCTACTACAAAATCTCATTCACGGAGCCGATGTTTTACAAAACCACCTTCGCCACTTCTACGTATTAATTTTACCCGACTATGTAAAAGGACCGGATGTCCCTCCGTTTGTACCTCGAACCGGCAACGACTTTCGCCTACCGTCAAAAGTCAACGACCAGCTGATGCAGCATTACTGGCAAGGGGTAGAACTCAGCGCCAAAGCCCACCAAATGCTCGCCATTTTTGGAGGCAAAGCCCCTCACCAGCAGGCAATATATCCTACTGGAGTAAGCGTACCTCCCACTTCGGATCGCGTAAGCCGCTTTAAAGCGCTTTTAGATGACTTGGTGGAATTTATCCAGGAAAAGATGATTTTCGATGTGGAGACTATTGCCCATTATTACCCGGAATACTTTCAAATAGGCAGAGGATACGGGAATTTCCTGAGTTACGGGTATTTCCCCAAACCTAACAGTCAAGAAAGACATTTCCCAGCGGGAATTATACTGGACGGACAACCGTCGGTTAAAAAACTCGACCCTTCGTACATAACCGAAGCTATTACTTATTCCTGGTATGAGGCAGACAAAGAGGTAGAACATCCCGGTAAGGGAAAAACTTATCCTTCCATGGATAAACCCGGTGCCTATTCCTGGGTCAAGGCACCCCGCTACCAGGGAATAGCTATGGAAACGGGTCCCCTCGCCCGCGGCTGGATTTCCGGCGACTACCGCCAAGGTATCTCCGTCATGGACCGCATCAAAGCCCGGGTACTGGAGGCGGCCAAGGTCGGAAATTTGATGCAGGAATGGCTCATGCAGTTGACACCTGCGGAGCTGAGCCTCCTTCCTTACGAAGTTAAGGAGAGCGGTGTAGGAGCAGGGTTTACAGATGCTATGCGAGGAGCTTTGGCCCACTGGATAGAGATAAAAGGGGGAAGGATTAGCCGTTATCAAATAGTGACACCAACCGCCTGGAATTTTTCCCCTCGAGATGACCAGGGAAGACGAGGTCCGGTAGAGGAAGCCCTAGTAGGAACTCCTGTAGAGAATCCCGACCATCTCATCGAGGTAGGCCGAGTTATCCGTTCTTTCGACCCCTGCTTTACCTGTGCAGTCCACCTTATCCAGGCTAAGGGTTCCATGATGCAATATAGAATTTAG
- a CDS encoding hydrogenase small subunit — translation MLTRRKFLKLCMQSGLAFSLAQFLLNDLAEALSAGKIQKLPVVWIEAGTCTGNSISLDNSIDPGLKKILLDIVDLRYHWLFLTAQGKQAVDALEEAVQKYRGEFILIVEGAVVTRDHGKYNYVLPGKENDFRTGMEVIRWVGQEAKYVMPVGTCATHGGPAAAYPNPSGSIGVGEFLQRPVINVPGCPAHPDWIVGTLVHLLYYGLPELDAVGRPVMFYGKTIHDLCTRRQYFENGIFAEQPGQAGCMYRLGCKGPVTYADCPKRQWNNHVNWPVGANSPCIGCASPDFPDGMSPFFQHLPDIRLPGVVTSPSRIAKALGGLTAVGITTHLTASIISGRIGKNMTDGTKEKTSLPARMPEDQIMEKLNRILDSQEAFRKELQPQKTPQALQDDENQASDKK, via the coding sequence ATGCTTACCCGGAGAAAATTCCTTAAGCTGTGCATGCAAAGCGGTTTGGCTTTTAGCTTAGCCCAATTTTTACTCAACGACCTGGCAGAGGCCTTATCCGCAGGTAAAATACAAAAATTGCCTGTAGTTTGGATAGAGGCAGGCACCTGTACCGGCAATTCTATTTCCCTGGATAACTCTATAGACCCCGGGCTCAAAAAAATTTTGCTGGACATTGTTGATCTCCGGTACCACTGGCTCTTCCTCACCGCGCAGGGAAAACAGGCAGTTGATGCTCTGGAAGAAGCGGTTCAAAAATATCGCGGTGAATTTATTCTCATAGTGGAGGGTGCCGTAGTTACCCGTGACCACGGTAAGTACAATTATGTGCTTCCGGGAAAAGAGAATGACTTTCGCACGGGAATGGAGGTCATTCGCTGGGTAGGTCAGGAGGCTAAGTACGTAATGCCCGTTGGGACCTGCGCCACTCACGGCGGACCGGCTGCAGCTTACCCCAATCCTTCCGGTTCGATAGGCGTGGGAGAATTCTTGCAACGCCCGGTAATCAACGTTCCGGGATGTCCTGCCCACCCCGACTGGATAGTTGGGACACTGGTACACCTCCTTTACTACGGCCTGCCGGAACTAGATGCCGTAGGACGCCCCGTGATGTTTTACGGTAAGACTATTCACGACCTATGTACGCGGCGCCAGTATTTTGAAAACGGTATTTTCGCCGAACAACCAGGCCAGGCGGGCTGTATGTACCGGCTCGGCTGCAAGGGCCCGGTAACGTACGCCGACTGTCCCAAACGCCAGTGGAACAACCATGTCAACTGGCCGGTAGGAGCCAACAGTCCCTGTATTGGCTGTGCCAGTCCCGATTTTCCCGACGGCATGAGCCCTTTTTTCCAACATCTGCCTGACATCCGTCTCCCCGGGGTGGTAACTTCCCCTTCGCGCATCGCCAAAGCCCTCGGGGGATTAACCGCCGTCGGAATTACTACCCACCTCACCGCTTCGATCATAAGCGGGCGGATCGGTAAAAATATGACTGACGGCACCAAGGAAAAAACTAGTCTCCCGGCCCGGATGCCCGAAGACCAAATAATGGAAAAGCTCAATCGGATTTTGGACAGTCAAGAAGCGTTCCGCAAGGAATTGCAACCACAAAAAACTCCTCAGGCCCTGCAAGACGATGAAAACCAGGCTTCAGACAAGAAATAG
- a CDS encoding class I SAM-dependent methyltransferase, translated as MSVTPLGQIISERIRKKGKISFAQFMEMALYYPELGYYNSAKLTIGRQGDFYTSPHVHSIFGQMLAEQLLEMAHLLPADPFVVVEFGAGKGFLAYDILKYLSENAPELASYMKYFIIETSQHLAAEQRKLLNQLSLLPNSVQWVENLDQIHGGQGFCGCIFSNELVDAFPVHRVRQVGGRLKEIYVTVDEQGRFLEILGPPFTPKLEQYLQELEIKLEEGQIAEINLVMLDWLEQIAGKLLQGFLITIDYGFPARELYGPQRTTGTLMCYHRHQAHQNPYTLIGEQDITAHVDFSALVKYGEKVGLEFTGFTTQSRFLINLGILEKLEEIRQTLDNFQEAYKMGLAVKKLIMPEGLGNVFKVLIQHKGISKPKLKGLKRGTFSPF; from the coding sequence TTGTCGGTTACACCTCTCGGTCAAATTATTTCGGAGCGGATAAGGAAAAAAGGTAAAATTTCATTTGCCCAGTTCATGGAAATGGCTCTTTACTATCCGGAGCTTGGCTATTACAACTCCGCCAAATTGACCATCGGCCGCCAAGGAGATTTTTACACCAGTCCCCATGTTCATTCTATTTTCGGCCAAATGCTGGCCGAACAGTTACTAGAAATGGCCCACCTTTTGCCGGCAGACCCTTTCGTAGTAGTTGAATTTGGTGCCGGAAAAGGTTTTTTAGCTTACGATATTTTGAAGTATTTATCCGAAAATGCCCCGGAACTTGCCAGCTACATGAAATATTTTATTATAGAAACCAGCCAGCATCTGGCTGCAGAGCAAAGAAAACTGTTGAATCAGTTATCTCTCCTTCCAAACTCAGTTCAATGGGTAGAAAATTTGGATCAGATACACGGAGGTCAAGGTTTTTGCGGTTGTATTTTTTCCAACGAACTGGTGGACGCTTTTCCCGTTCACCGGGTAAGACAGGTAGGAGGACGCCTGAAAGAAATTTATGTTACTGTCGATGAGCAAGGCAGATTCTTGGAAATTCTTGGCCCTCCTTTTACTCCTAAGCTGGAGCAATATCTCCAGGAACTAGAGATAAAACTGGAAGAAGGCCAAATAGCAGAGATAAACCTGGTGATGTTGGATTGGCTGGAACAAATAGCAGGAAAACTCCTCCAGGGATTTCTAATTACGATCGACTATGGTTTCCCCGCTCGAGAGCTCTACGGACCTCAAAGAACTACCGGAACTTTAATGTGCTATCACCGTCATCAAGCCCACCAGAATCCCTATACCTTGATTGGAGAACAGGATATTACTGCTCATGTAGATTTTTCCGCCCTGGTGAAATATGGGGAAAAGGTTGGGCTGGAGTTTACCGGCTTTACCACCCAGTCCCGCTTTCTTATCAATCTGGGGATCCTGGAAAAACTTGAAGAAATCCGCCAAACTTTGGACAATTTTCAGGAAGCCTATAAAATGGGTCTGGCCGTGAAAAAATTAATAATGCCCGAGGGTTTAGGAAATGTTTTTAAAGTGCTAATTCAACATAAGGGGATATCAAAACCTAAGCTGAAAGGACTTAAAAGAGGAACATTTTCTCCCTTTTAA
- a CDS encoding GNAT family N-acetyltransferase, producing MAPVSSALKIPPVAPKVINKVGRKAVVVTYTGPEEIMKYEMEADLNNFRPAERQKEALVEIAGLEKGRVVIARRGNKIIGYVTFHPPEQFERWGQGNLDCILELGAIEVSPRWRNQGISKGLLEVAFANPELEDYIVIATEYYWHWDLRGSGLSVWQYRDLLQKLFGRVGMKPEGTDDPEIISHPANMLMVRVGSRVRREDLMEFTLLRYRKCSLI from the coding sequence ATGGCTCCGGTCAGTTCAGCTCTAAAAATTCCTCCGGTCGCTCCCAAAGTTATTAACAAGGTAGGCAGAAAAGCTGTAGTTGTCACTTATACGGGTCCAGAAGAAATTATGAAGTACGAAATGGAAGCTGATCTAAATAATTTCCGGCCTGCGGAGAGACAGAAGGAAGCTTTAGTGGAGATCGCCGGACTGGAAAAAGGAAGGGTTGTAATTGCCCGCCGGGGTAATAAAATTATAGGTTACGTAACTTTTCACCCGCCGGAGCAGTTTGAGCGCTGGGGACAGGGTAACCTGGATTGCATACTGGAGTTAGGGGCTATCGAAGTCAGTCCCCGCTGGCGTAACCAGGGTATAAGCAAGGGACTGCTGGAGGTAGCATTTGCTAATCCGGAATTGGAAGACTATATCGTTATTGCTACGGAATATTACTGGCACTGGGATTTAAGGGGTAGTGGTCTGTCGGTATGGCAGTACCGCGATCTATTGCAAAAGCTATTTGGTCGAGTGGGCATGAAACCGGAAGGCACTGATGATCCGGAGATAATTTCTCACCCGGCCAATATGTTGATGGTTCGCGTAGGTTCGCGCGTGAGGCGAGAAGATTTAATGGAATTTACTTTATTAAGATATAGAAAGTGTAGCTTAATTTAG